Proteins found in one Rhodobacter capsulatus SB 1003 genomic segment:
- the flgA gene encoding flagellar basal body P-ring formation chaperone FlgA encodes MIRLTLALVLLTLPALAEAGSVVAARTLRAQTVITESDLALSEEDVPGALTDPLSAVGLETRTAIYPQQPISAADLVAPAVIERNQMVPLAYRDGSLSILTEGRALDRGAVGDTIRVMNITSKATLFAQLGADGVAYVQPH; translated from the coding sequence ATGATCCGTCTGACCCTTGCCCTTGTCCTGCTGACGCTGCCCGCCCTTGCCGAGGCCGGGTCGGTCGTTGCCGCGCGCACCCTGCGGGCGCAGACCGTGATCACCGAATCGGATCTGGCGCTCTCCGAGGAAGACGTGCCCGGGGCGCTGACCGATCCGCTGTCGGCGGTCGGCCTCGAGACCCGGACCGCGATCTATCCGCAACAGCCGATCAGCGCCGCAGATCTGGTGGCGCCCGCGGTGATCGAACGCAATCAGATGGTGCCGCTGGCCTATCGCGACGGCAGCCTCTCGATCCTCACCGAGGGCCGGGCGCTGGATCGCGGCGCCGTGGGCGACACGATCCGGGTGATGAACATCACGTCCAAGGCGACGCTGTTCGCCCAGCTCGGCGCCGATGGCGTCGCCTACGTCCAACCTCACTGA
- the flgG gene encoding flagellar basal-body rod protein FlgG yields the protein MRALQIAATGMSAQQMRVEVISNNLANMSTTGYNARRAEFADLMYQQATRPGTITANDGTIVPAGVQIGLGVRSTAVSITLAQGPLASTGGDLDLAIDGYGFLEVTLPSGASAYTRDGGLKRSADGQIVTSDGYPVVPGITLPDDATTISINAAGEVYAYFTNQVQPQLLGQITLAGFTNEKGLEAIGSNLFLETEASGAPTVAAPGTDGLGVIKQGYLEESSVDAVREITELIKAQRGYEMNAKVITAADEMLQATTQVR from the coding sequence ATGCGCGCCCTGCAGATTGCCGCCACCGGGATGAGCGCCCAGCAGATGCGGGTCGAAGTCATCTCGAACAACCTCGCCAACATGTCGACGACGGGCTACAACGCCCGCCGCGCCGAATTCGCCGATCTGATGTATCAGCAGGCGACCCGCCCGGGCACGATCACCGCCAACGACGGCACCATCGTTCCCGCGGGCGTGCAGATCGGTCTGGGCGTGCGCTCGACCGCGGTCAGCATCACCCTGGCGCAGGGGCCGCTGGCCTCCACCGGCGGCGATCTCGATCTGGCGATCGACGGCTATGGCTTTCTTGAGGTGACCCTGCCTTCGGGGGCCTCTGCCTATACCCGCGACGGCGGTCTCAAACGCTCGGCCGACGGGCAGATCGTCACCTCGGACGGCTATCCGGTGGTGCCGGGGATCACCCTGCCCGATGATGCGACGACGATCTCGATCAATGCCGCGGGCGAGGTTTACGCCTATTTCACCAACCAGGTGCAGCCGCAGCTGCTGGGGCAGATCACGCTGGCCGGGTTCACCAACGAAAAAGGGCTCGAAGCGATCGGCTCGAACCTGTTTCTGGAAACCGAAGCCTCGGGGGCGCCGACCGTGGCCGCGCCGGGAACCGACGGGCTTGGGGTGATCAAGCAGGGCTATCTCGAGGAAAGTTCGGTCGATGCGGTGCGCGAGATCACCGAGCTGATCAAGGCGCAGCGCGGCTACGAGATGAACGCCAAGGTGATCACCGCCGCCGACGAGATGCTGCAAGCGACGACACAGGTGCGCTGA
- a CDS encoding flagellar hook-basal body complex protein, protein MDNTIYAALARQSGLMQEMQVVANNMANVNTTGFRREGVVFSEYVDSLDGDEASLSMAHASGRTIDFDSGAVASTGNQLDFAIQGEGFFMIETPEGNQLTRAGSFLRSPEGELVTPEGFRVLDNGGSAIFLPADQGPIAVGEDGTLSAKGQPLAQLGLYEPQNSTSISLQAGTRFAVPEGTVPAENARVMQGAVEQSNVDPVREIARMVEVQRAYELGQTFLDREDERIRNVISTLK, encoded by the coding sequence ATGGACAACACGATCTATGCCGCCCTGGCGCGCCAATCCGGCCTGATGCAGGAAATGCAGGTCGTCGCCAACAACATGGCCAACGTCAACACCACCGGCTTCCGCCGCGAGGGGGTGGTGTTTTCGGAATATGTCGATTCCCTTGACGGGGATGAAGCCTCGCTCTCGATGGCCCATGCCAGCGGCCGCACCATCGATTTCGACAGCGGCGCCGTCGCCTCGACCGGAAACCAGCTCGATTTCGCCATCCAGGGCGAGGGCTTCTTCATGATCGAGACGCCCGAGGGCAATCAGCTGACCCGGGCGGGCAGTTTCCTGCGCTCGCCCGAGGGCGAGCTGGTCACGCCCGAAGGGTTCCGCGTGCTCGACAACGGCGGTTCGGCGATCTTCCTGCCCGCCGATCAGGGGCCGATCGCCGTCGGAGAAGATGGCACGCTTTCGGCCAAGGGGCAGCCGCTGGCGCAGCTTGGCCTTTACGAGCCGCAGAATTCCACCTCGATCAGCCTGCAGGCGGGCACCCGATTCGCCGTGCCCGAAGGCACCGTTCCGGCCGAGAATGCCCGGGTCATGCAGGGGGCGGTCGAACAGTCGAACGTCGATCCGGTGCGGGAAATCGCCCGGATGGTCGAAGTGCAGCGGGCCTATGAACTGGGCCAAACCTTCCTCGACCGCGAGGACGAACGGATTCGCAACGTCATCTCGACGCTGAAGTAA
- a CDS encoding flagellar biosynthetic protein FliQ — MPDLVFFDAMREGLWIAVMISAPMLVVALVAGVAIGLFQALTSVQEMTLTFVPKVGAMLVVYWVSMSFMSETLVDFFTSGIIPLIVGS, encoded by the coding sequence ATGCCCGATCTCGTCTTTTTTGACGCGATGCGGGAAGGGCTCTGGATAGCAGTGATGATCTCGGCGCCGATGCTCGTCGTGGCACTCGTCGCCGGGGTCGCCATCGGCCTCTTTCAGGCGCTCACCTCGGTTCAGGAAATGACGCTGACCTTCGTGCCGAAGGTGGGGGCCATGCTGGTCGTCTACTGGGTGTCGATGTCCTTCATGTCCGAAACCCTCGTCGATTTCTTCACCTCCGGGATCATCCCGCTCATCGTCGGAAGCTGA
- the fliE gene encoding flagellar hook-basal body complex protein FliE, with the protein MDIKTSLATQGYAQARSAATPLAGNSTADRDGGLGKIATSFLETMQQSEDTAKAAMLGNADPHTLVQALAQTELAVETAVTVRNKVVEAYQEILRMPV; encoded by the coding sequence ATGGACATCAAGACTTCTCTTGCGACCCAGGGCTATGCCCAGGCGCGTTCGGCGGCCACCCCGCTTGCCGGAAATTCCACCGCGGATCGGGACGGGGGGCTGGGCAAGATCGCCACGAGCTTCCTCGAAACGATGCAGCAAAGCGAGGATACGGCGAAAGCCGCCATGCTCGGCAATGCCGATCCGCACACGCTCGTGCAGGCGCTCGCCCAGACCGAACTTGCGGTCGAGACCGCGGTGACGGTGCGCAACAAGGTCGTCGAGGCCTATCAGGAAATCCTCCGGATGCCGGTGTAA
- the flgC gene encoding flagellar basal body rod protein FlgC → MGDFTSTLSVSASGLKAQSMRLRHVSENIANADTPGYHRKVVRFEELAAQKDGGATGVELGPVELDQKELARIYDPGSPLADENGYYDGSNVDLVVEIADARQAQRSYEANLRMFDQTRQMSSALMELLRR, encoded by the coding sequence ATGGGCGATTTCACTTCCACTCTTTCGGTCTCCGCATCCGGCCTGAAGGCGCAATCGATGCGCCTGCGCCATGTCTCGGAGAACATCGCGAATGCCGACACCCCCGGCTACCACCGCAAGGTGGTCCGCTTCGAGGAACTTGCGGCGCAGAAGGACGGCGGGGCAACCGGGGTCGAACTCGGTCCTGTCGAACTCGACCAGAAGGAACTCGCCCGGATCTATGACCCGGGCAGCCCGCTGGCCGACGAGAACGGCTACTACGACGGCTCGAATGTCGATCTGGTGGTCGAAATTGCAGACGCGCGTCAAGCGCAGCGCAGCTACGAGGCGAACCTCAGAATGTTCGATCAGACCCGGCAGATGTCGTCGGCGCTGATGGAGCTGCTGCGTCGTTGA
- a CDS encoding FlgB family protein, giving the protein MFEKLEVFQMSQAMARHAALREGVVATNVANADTPGYRAKDVVSFADSYRTEHAQPMRATRPGHLGANGSYTVSVIEDPAPDSSSPDGNGVSIEDEMVKAVDVKRQHDRALAIYKSSLNVLRASLGRG; this is encoded by the coding sequence ATGTTCGAAAAACTCGAAGTCTTTCAGATGTCGCAGGCCATGGCCCGCCATGCGGCCCTGCGTGAAGGGGTGGTCGCGACCAATGTCGCGAACGCCGATACCCCCGGTTACCGGGCCAAGGATGTCGTGTCCTTCGCCGACAGCTACCGGACGGAACATGCACAGCCGATGCGGGCCACCCGGCCCGGCCATCTCGGCGCCAACGGGTCCTATACGGTGTCCGTGATCGAGGATCCGGCCCCCGATTCGAGCTCGCCCGACGGAAACGGCGTGTCGATCGAGGACGAGATGGTCAAGGCCGTCGATGTCAAACGGCAGCATGACCGCGCCCTCGCGATCTACAAATCCTCCCTCAACGTGCTGCGCGCCAGCCTTGGCCGGGGCTGA
- a CDS encoding FliI/YscN family ATPase, with protein sequence MALNGLERLQAEIADLGAVHPVGRVFEVGKGTIEVSGLTTRATLGDRARIHAQSGPVFGAEVIALRRGAVTLLADCAVEGVAIGDRVEVLGQAGIAPDDSWIGRIVDPFGRPLDGRPLLRGGHDRNIRATPPPAAFRRRLGERVETGLDAFNTLLPLVRGQRIGLFAGSGVGKSSLLAKFAKGVAADVVVIALIGERGRELREFVEKTLGPEGMARSVIVAATSDQSPLVRRRCGWAAMTVAEYFRDQGKHVLFLADSVTRFAEAHREVALAAGEPPSLRGYPPSTSHQIMSLAERSGPGMEGAGDITAVFSVLVAGSDMEEPVADILRGTLDGHVVLDRGIAERGRFPAIDLLRSVSRSLPEAATPAENELIAKARKLLGAYDRAEMMIQAGLYAAGSDPVIDAAIKVWPALDGFLARDAADGTRSSFSRLSLALAAAG encoded by the coding sequence ATGGCGTTGAACGGACTCGAACGGCTGCAGGCGGAAATCGCGGATCTGGGGGCAGTGCACCCGGTCGGGCGGGTTTTCGAAGTGGGCAAGGGCACGATCGAGGTCAGCGGCCTGACCACGCGGGCGACGCTGGGCGACAGGGCGCGAATCCATGCCCAGTCCGGCCCGGTCTTCGGCGCCGAGGTGATCGCGCTGCGCCGGGGCGCGGTGACGCTGCTGGCCGATTGCGCGGTCGAGGGCGTGGCCATCGGCGATCGCGTCGAGGTGCTGGGCCAGGCCGGAATCGCCCCCGACGACAGCTGGATCGGGCGCATCGTCGATCCTTTCGGACGGCCGCTGGATGGCCGCCCGCTGCTGCGCGGCGGTCACGACCGCAACATCCGCGCCACCCCCCCGCCCGCCGCCTTCCGCCGCCGTCTGGGCGAGCGGGTCGAGACCGGGCTTGATGCGTTCAACACGCTGTTGCCGCTGGTGCGCGGGCAGCGCATCGGCCTCTTTGCGGGCTCGGGCGTCGGCAAATCCTCGCTGCTGGCGAAATTCGCCAAGGGGGTCGCGGCCGATGTCGTGGTGATCGCCCTGATCGGCGAGCGCGGCCGCGAGCTGCGCGAATTCGTCGAAAAGACGCTGGGACCGGAGGGCATGGCGCGGTCGGTGATCGTCGCGGCGACCTCGGACCAGTCGCCTCTGGTCCGGCGCCGCTGCGGCTGGGCGGCGATGACGGTGGCCGAATACTTCCGCGATCAGGGCAAGCATGTGCTGTTTCTGGCCGACAGCGTGACCCGCTTTGCCGAGGCGCATCGCGAAGTGGCGCTGGCGGCGGGGGAACCGCCCAGCCTGCGCGGCTATCCGCCCTCGACCTCGCATCAGATCATGTCGCTGGCGGAACGGTCGGGCCCCGGGATGGAGGGGGCCGGAGACATCACCGCGGTATTTTCGGTGCTGGTGGCGGGATCGGACATGGAAGAGCCGGTGGCCGACATCCTGCGCGGCACGCTTGATGGCCACGTGGTGCTGGATCGCGGCATCGCCGAACGCGGCCGATTCCCGGCCATCGATCTGCTGCGTTCGGTGTCGCGGTCGCTGCCGGAGGCTGCAACCCCGGCCGAAAACGAGCTGATCGCCAAGGCGCGCAAGCTTCTGGGTGCCTATGACCGGGCCGAGATGATGATCCAGGCGGGTCTTTATGCGGCAGGCAGCGATCCGGTGATCGACGCCGCGATCAAGGTCTGGCCCGCGCTGGACGGGTTTCTGGCCCGCGATGCGGCCGATGGCACGCGTTCGAGCTTTTCGCGGCTCAGCCTCGCGCTGGCAGCTGCCGGGTGA
- a CDS encoding DUF1217 domain-containing protein, protein MSYTPVIPASGYAGWKLLNRTMEKQKAAFAASADIKRDEDYFRAKIGSITTAEDLVSDRRLLKVALGAFGLDSDIDNKFFIRKVLETAADDKTGLANKLADKTYLKLATAFGFGDTPDAPRTQTSGFADEILSKYETRQFETAVGESDESYRLAMAAQRDLGELVASSSTNNAKWYSVIGSKSLSTVMRTALGLPESVSSLDVDQQLVIYTQKAKSVLGSSDFSTFSDSAVMEKTIRLYLVRSQLETNSTTSSGSVALQLLQAGSSYTSLLSKRV, encoded by the coding sequence ATGAGCTACACGCCGGTCATTCCGGCCAGCGGTTACGCGGGCTGGAAGCTTCTGAACCGGACCATGGAAAAGCAGAAGGCGGCTTTTGCCGCCTCTGCCGACATCAAGCGTGACGAAGATTATTTTCGCGCCAAGATCGGCTCGATCACCACGGCCGAGGATCTGGTCTCCGATCGTCGGCTGCTGAAAGTGGCGCTGGGCGCCTTCGGGCTCGACTCGGACATCGACAACAAGTTCTTCATCCGCAAGGTTCTGGAAACCGCCGCGGACGACAAGACCGGGCTTGCCAACAAGCTGGCCGACAAGACCTATCTCAAACTGGCGACCGCTTTCGGCTTTGGCGACACGCCCGACGCGCCCCGCACGCAGACCAGCGGTTTTGCCGACGAGATCCTGAGCAAATACGAGACCCGGCAGTTCGAAACCGCCGTCGGCGAGAGTGACGAGAGCTATCGCCTTGCGATGGCGGCGCAGCGCGATCTGGGCGAACTGGTCGCCTCCTCCAGCACCAACAATGCGAAATGGTATTCGGTGATCGGCTCGAAGTCGCTCAGCACGGTGATGCGGACGGCCCTTGGCCTGCCCGAAAGCGTCAGCTCGCTGGATGTCGATCAGCAGCTGGTCATCTATACCCAGAAGGCGAAATCCGTTCTGGGCAGTTCCGATTTCTCCACCTTCTCGGACAGCGCGGTGATGGAGAAGACCATCCGGCTTTATCTGGTGCGCTCGCAGCTCGAGACGAACAGCACGACCTCCTCCGGCAGTGTCGCGCTGCAATTGCTGCAGGCGGGCAGCTCTTACACCTCTTTGCTGTCGAAACGCGTCTGA
- the flbT gene encoding flagellar biosynthesis repressor FlbT, producing MTGLVLKLAPKERVLINGAVIENGDRRSRLAIMTPNAHILRLRDAIHPEEVNTPVRRVCYIAQLVLSGDADSSEARMQLLRGIEQLSQVLTDHDSRAHLTQATAAVLEDQHYQALKSLRALLPREERLLAAGSA from the coding sequence ATGACCGGTCTTGTCCTGAAACTTGCCCCGAAGGAACGCGTCCTGATCAATGGCGCGGTCATTGAAAATGGCGACCGCCGCTCGCGCCTCGCGATCATGACGCCCAATGCGCATATCCTGCGCCTGCGCGACGCCATCCACCCCGAAGAGGTCAATACCCCGGTGCGGCGCGTGTGCTACATCGCGCAGCTCGTGCTCTCGGGCGATGCCGACTCCTCGGAAGCGCGGATGCAGCTTCTGCGCGGCATCGAACAGCTCAGCCAGGTGCTGACCGATCATGACAGCCGGGCGCATCTGACCCAGGCGACGGCCGCCGTGCTGGAAGACCAGCATTATCAGGCGCTGAAATCGCTGCGCGCGCTTTTGCCAAGGGAGGAGCGGCTCCTCGCCGCCGGAAGCGCATGA
- the flaF gene encoding flagellar biosynthesis regulator FlaF, which translates to MNATILAKTAYANPGQPTRTLRGTEYEIFARVTHRLKQAAGLDKSNFPAVVRALYDNRRLWTTLAVDVALPDNELPDTLRARIFYLNQFTQAHSAKVLKGEASIDVLIDINTAIMRGLRREGGAE; encoded by the coding sequence GTGAACGCCACGATTCTGGCCAAAACGGCCTATGCAAACCCCGGTCAGCCCACCCGTACCCTGCGCGGCACTGAATATGAAATCTTCGCGCGTGTGACGCACCGTCTGAAACAGGCGGCAGGTCTGGATAAATCGAATTTCCCCGCCGTCGTGCGGGCCCTTTATGACAACCGTCGTCTGTGGACGACGCTTGCCGTCGATGTCGCTCTGCCCGACAACGAACTCCCCGATACGCTGCGTGCGCGCATCTTCTACCTCAACCAGTTCACCCAGGCGCATAGCGCGAAGGTCCTCAAGGGCGAGGCCTCGATCGATGTGCTGATCGACATCAACACCGCGATCATGCGCGGTCTGCGTCGCGAGGGCGGTGCGGAATGA
- a CDS encoding flagellin, which produces MSSINTNTSAMVALQTLKGINSNLAKTQSEISTGKTVASAKDNSAVWAISKVMESDVSGFESVSTSLATGQSMVSVARTAVESITDDLKTIKEKIVAAQDPSADTGKLDDEISELVSMIESKISGAQFNGVNLISSSGNETILGSLDRSGNTVSTNTINIARQDMSTTATTVATGAVAAGANATNFVAAGTNKGASAIAAGAAEGFALSGMAAGETVTLAIGDRSFSYTVSQADVDSGSDVNEVATANLFSQVMGAGMSGITATYDPAANAADLTINVDAANTLGVNMSVAINAAGSGPLAGLNGFTSSNTVAEIESMINGAIDAAAAFGAVESRIESQATFVSDLGDALKTGIGALVDADMEEASARLQALQTQQQLGIQSLSIANQQPQSILSLFK; this is translated from the coding sequence ATGTCCAGCATCAACACCAACACCAGCGCGATGGTCGCGCTGCAGACCCTCAAGGGCATCAACTCGAACCTCGCCAAGACCCAGTCGGAAATCTCGACCGGCAAGACCGTGGCTTCGGCCAAGGACAACTCGGCCGTCTGGGCCATCTCGAAAGTGATGGAATCGGACGTCAGCGGCTTCGAGTCGGTCTCGACCAGCCTCGCCACCGGTCAGTCGATGGTGTCGGTGGCCCGGACCGCGGTGGAATCGATCACCGATGACCTGAAGACGATCAAGGAAAAGATCGTTGCCGCGCAGGACCCGTCGGCAGATACCGGCAAGCTTGACGACGAGATCAGCGAACTTGTCAGCATGATCGAATCGAAGATCAGCGGCGCGCAGTTCAACGGCGTCAACCTGATCAGCTCGTCGGGCAACGAGACGATCCTCGGCTCGCTCGACCGTTCGGGCAACACCGTCTCGACCAACACGATCAACATCGCCCGTCAGGACATGAGCACCACCGCGACCACGGTTGCGACCGGTGCGGTTGCCGCCGGTGCCAACGCGACGAACTTCGTCGCGGCGGGCACGAACAAGGGCGCTTCGGCCATTGCCGCGGGCGCTGCGGAAGGGTTTGCGCTCTCCGGCATGGCCGCGGGTGAAACCGTCACTCTGGCGATCGGCGACCGCAGCTTCAGCTACACCGTCTCGCAGGCCGACGTGGACTCGGGCTCGGACGTGAACGAAGTCGCGACCGCGAACCTGTTCAGCCAGGTGATGGGCGCCGGGATGAGCGGGATCACCGCGACCTATGATCCGGCCGCCAACGCTGCCGACCTGACGATCAACGTCGATGCCGCCAACACGCTCGGTGTCAACATGAGCGTCGCGATCAACGCGGCGGGCTCCGGTCCGCTGGCGGGGCTGAACGGCTTCACCTCGTCCAACACCGTGGCCGAGATCGAGTCGATGATCAACGGCGCCATCGATGCCGCTGCGGCCTTCGGTGCCGTCGAATCGCGGATCGAAAGCCAGGCGACCTTCGTCAGCGATCTGGGCGATGCGCTGAAGACCGGCATCGGTGCCCTTGTCGACGCCGACATGGAAGAGGCTTCGGCGCGTCTGCAAGCGCTGCAAACGCAGCAGCAGCTGGGCATCCAGTCGCTGTCGATCGCCAACCAGCAACCGCAATCGATCCTGTCGCTCTTCAAGTAA
- a CDS encoding rod-binding protein: MDTRPLMASPPQAAPDRKAADEKALRLKAQELEASFLAEMLKHSGLGKTQEGFNGGIGEEQFASFLVDEYASMMVKSGGIGLAESIFQSLQKGAEHAE; the protein is encoded by the coding sequence ATGGATACCCGGCCCCTGATGGCCTCCCCCCCGCAGGCCGCGCCCGATCGCAAGGCTGCAGATGAAAAGGCCCTGCGTCTGAAGGCGCAGGAGCTCGAGGCCAGTTTTCTGGCCGAAATGTTGAAGCACAGCGGCCTTGGCAAGACGCAGGAAGGTTTCAACGGCGGCATCGGAGAAGAGCAGTTCGCCTCGTTTCTCGTCGATGAATACGCCAGCATGATGGTCAAGTCCGGTGGCATCGGTCTTGCCGAGAGCATTTTCCAGTCGCTGCAGAAAGGAGCGGAGCATGCAGAATGA